In Synergistaceae bacterium, a single window of DNA contains:
- a CDS encoding thioredoxin fold domain-containing protein, with product MIDLTKENCDAEVREEKNLPVVIDFWGPQCGPCMALKPLYEEMEKEFGDKVKFTAVDCSTNKRVAMSFRVMGLPTFLFFKDGVEVKRLMNQDCTAEAIKTEIQNLIA from the coding sequence ATGATTGATTTGACAAAAGAAAATTGCGATGCTGAAGTACGCGAGGAAAAAAATCTTCCGGTTGTTATTGATTTCTGGGGTCCTCAGTGCGGTCCCTGTATGGCGCTAAAACCTCTTTATGAAGAAATGGAAAAAGAATTCGGAGATAAGGTAAAGTTTACCGCAGTCGATTGCTCCACCAATAAAAGAGTGGCTATGTCGTTTCGCGTAATGGGCCTCCCTACTTTCCTCTTTTTCAAAGATGGAGTTGAAGTAAAACGCCTAATGAACCAAGATTGCACTGCTGAAGCAATAAAAACAGAAATCCAA